One region of Armigeres subalbatus isolate Guangzhou_Male chromosome 3, GZ_Asu_2, whole genome shotgun sequence genomic DNA includes:
- the LOC134222147 gene encoding uncharacterized protein LOC134222147 — MALVNSKKKCDTDGCSFLHHPLLHKPENRIPTVSRPNSLLDLEPSCNVHQGQSAVLFRMVPVVLYGPKKAVRTYAFIDDGSELTLLEQSLADELGIEGPKKSLCLKWTGGTRKIEKESQQVNLQVSGTHSSTKYNLTGVNTLSSLQIRPQTLLISELQAKFPYLSGLPLEGYYDVSPRLLIGLDNSSLGHGSKCKEGRWNEPIALKTRLGWLVYGNCSGKENSVGYMNYHSVQKCECNQNYDDSLHRAMKSYFALDSTGIISPNKVLLSQDDQRAQLLLESLTHQTNDRYESGLLWKYDNVKLPDSKAMAIRRWECLENRLQKDPVLGEALKQNIQEHVNKGYIRKLTSDELKEHYPRKFRLVWDAAATVHGVSLNSFLLKGLDQLTSLLEVLIRFHEHRVAVCGDIKEMYHQVQIRVEDQHCQRFLLKNENEESPSTYIVQVMTFGACCSPSTAQHVKNSNAKRFEQEYPEAANAIIKGHYVDDMLVSTETEEEAVNLAQQVKHIHTHAGFEMRNWISNAKTVQSTLTEGTNEEKNLSIGEESTTEKILGMWWNKSSDCFTYKVSARYDEELLAGNKRPTKREVLRTLMMVFDPLGFIAHLLMFLKVLLQEIWRTSVEWDDPIEDAQFDKWLLWLLVFPKIGSLEIPRCYRSQTSLEADVEMHTFVDASENGFAAVVYLRFQEENVIECAFIGAKTRVAPLKFLSIPRSELQAALLGSRLSDTILSSLTIKISKRFFWTDSRDVLCWLRSDHRRYSQFVAFRVSEILESTDVIDWRWVPTRKNVADEGTKWTGTPDLSADSRWYRGPDFLWQNENCWPVSSSLKQSTNEELRSHLLTHTKLTDSVLFPQNFSKWSSMLRRTAYVFRYINNLKLSTKKEQRVVGVLTHKELAQAEYYLFRVAQTEVYGDEITTLTTNRSTRTMKKIARNNPLFRSAFIDENGVARVQGRTGACSFVDRDAVYPIILPRDHAITRLVIKEAHERFNHQNHETIINEILQRFRIPRIKATYQAIRRNCQYCKNQQARPLPPVVADLPQSRLAAFSRPFTHMGVDYFGPILVSVGRRTEKRWGVLATCLTTRAIHLQVAHTLTTDSCIMAIRNIIARRGIPAIIYSDRGTNFRAANKELQAAQQKLNLDRMAKEFTSSRTQWTFIPPLTPHMGGAWERLIYTVKKNLAVLQPCRLPTDEVLQNAITEVENIVNSRPLTDIPVDCDSSPVLTPNHFLLDSANGLRSWVPLDDNPVLLRNSFKQSQKMADTFWRQWIRDYLPTITRRTKWFTPVKPISVGDIVVIVDPKFPRNLWPKGRIIATHPAADGQVRYATVQTSAGGIFERSAVSLAVLDVGVETNTLSKNLSRIPGGSVDGATS; from the exons ATGGCTCTTGTAAACAGCAAAAAAAAGTGTGATACAGACGGATGCTCTTTCCTACATCATCCGCTACTTCATAAACCGGAGAATCGAATTCCCACAGTTTCGAGGCCGAATTCACTGCTAGATTTGGAACCGAGTTGCAATGTGCACCAAGGACAGTCTGCGGTACTATTTCGCATGGTTCCTGTCGTTCTGTACGGTCCAAAGAAAGCGGTGCGAACATATGCGTTCATCGATGATGGATCTGAACTCACTCTCCTAGAGCAAAGCCTTGCTGATGAGCTTGGTATCGAAGGACCCAAAAAATCGCTCTGCCTGAAGTGGACTGGCGGCACTCGCAAGATAGAAAAAGAATCTCAGCAAGTGAATTTACAAGTCTCTGGAACACACAGTTCGACCAAGTACAATCTAACGGGGGTCAATACTCTATCGTCGCTGCAAATCCGGCCGCAAACGTTGCTTATCTCCGAGCTGCAGGCAAAGTTTCCATACCTGTCAGGACTACCACTTGAGGGATACTATGATGTCAGTCCACGACTTCTAATCGGACTAGATAATTCCAGTCTTGGACATGGAAGCAAGtgtaaagaaggaagatggaacgAACCGATCGCATTGAAAACACGGCTAGGATGGTTAGTTTACGGTAACTGTAGCGGAAAGGAAAACAGCGTCGGATACATGAATTACCACAGCGTTCAAAAATGCGAATGCAACCAGAACTATGATGATAGCCTCCACAGGGCAATGAAATCTTACTTTGCTCTAGATAGCACCGGAATAATCAGCCCAAACAAGGTTCTCCTTTCACAAGATGATCAACGTGCACAATTACTCTTAGAGTCTCTCACTCATCAAACAAATGATAGGTACGAAAGCGGTCTTCTCTGGAAGTACGACAACGTAAAACTTCCGGATAGCAAAGCAATGGCTATTAGACGATGGGAGTGCTTAGAGAATCGATTACAAAAGGATCCAGTGCTAGGTGAGGCTCTCAAGCAGAATATACAGGAGCACGTAAACAAAGGCTATATTCGGAAACTCACATCAGATGAACTAAAAGAgcactacccaa GAAAGTTCCGTCTAGTGTGGGATGCGGCAGCCACCGTGCATGGCGTTTCCTTAAACTCGTTCCTTTTGAAAGGTCTTGATCAACTTACGTCTCTTCTGGAAGTGCTGATTCGGTTTCATGAGCACCGGGTAGCAGTTTGTGGTGACATCAAGGAGATGTATCACCAAGTACAAATAAGAGTTGAAGATCAGCATTGTCAAagatttctattgaaaaatgaaaatgaggAAAGTCCAAGTACTTATATCGTTCAAGTGATGACCTTCGGTGCTTGTTGCTCACCGAGCACAGCGCAACATGTCAAAAATAGTAATGCGAAGCGATTCGAGCAAGAATATCCTGAAGCGGCCAATGCCATAATTAAAGGCCACTACGTAGATGACATGTTAGTCAGCACAGAAACCGAGGAAGAGGCTGTAAATCTGGCGCAACAAGTGAAACACATTCATACACACGCCGGATTTGAAATGCGGAACTGGATTTCCAACGCCAAAACCGTGCAATCCACGCTGACGGAAGGAACTAATGAGGAGAAAAACCTGAGCATCGGCGAAGAATCTACAACGGAAAAAATTCTTGGGATGTGGTGGAACAAATCATCCGATTGCTTTACATATAAGGTTTCTGCGCGATATGATGAGGAACTTTTGGCCGGAAACAAAAGGCCAACTAAACGCGAGGTTCTACGCACTCTAATGATGGTCTTCGATCCTTTGGGATTCATTGCGCACCTGCTTATGTTCCTTAAAGTCCTCCTACAAGAGATTTGGCGAACGTCCGTGGAATGGGATGATCCGATAGAAGATGCTCAGTTCGACAAGTGGCTTTTATGGTTGTTAGTGTTTCCAAAGATAGGAAGTTTGGAAATTCCCAGGTGCTACCGATCGCAGACTTCCTTAGAAGCAGATGTGGAAATGCATACTTTTGTTGACGCTAGTGAAAACGGATTTGCGGCGGTCGTGTACCTTCGCTTTCAAGAGGAGAATGTGATTGAATGCGCCTTCATAGGAGCAAAAACTAGAGTAGCTCCATTGAAGTTTTTGTCTATACCTCGGTCGGAATTACAAGCTGCTCTCCTCGGTTCCCGCCTGTCGGACACAATTCTTTCATCTCTTACCATCAAGATAAGCAAGCGGTTCTTTTGGACAGACTCCAGGGACGTTCTCTGTTGGCTTAGATCTGATCATCGGCGGTACAGCCAATTTGTTGCCTTTCGTGTCAGTGAAATACTGGAATCAACTGACGTCATTGACTGGCGATGGGTTCCAACGAGGAAGAACGTTGCCGACGAGGGAACAAAATGGACAGGAACACCCGATCTTTCTGCCGATAGTCGCTGGTACCGTGGACCAGACTTCCTCTGGCAAAACGAGAACTGCTGGCCCGTATCATCAAGCCTCAAACAGTCTACGAATGAGGAGCTCAGGTCACACTTGCTCACACACACTAAGCTCACTGATTCCGTGCTTTTTCCGCAAAACTTCTCTAAGTGGAGTTCAATGCTTCGGCGAACAGCATATGTTTTTCGTTACATTAATAATTTGAAACTTTCCACTAAAAAGGAGCAACGAGTCGTTGGGGTCCTGACGCATAAGGAGTTGGCACAGGCGGAATACTACTTGTTCAGGGTAGCACAAACTGAAGTATACGGCGATGAAATCACTACGCTAACCACAAACCGTTCCACGCGCACGATGAAGAAAATCGCAAGAAATAATCCGTTGTTCCGCAGTGCCTTCATAGACGAAAACGGTGTAGCGCGAGTACAAGGAAGAACCGGAGCCTGTTCATTCGTCGATCGCGATGCTGTCTATCCTATTATACTACCTCGTGATCATGCCATCACACGATTAGTTATCAAGGAAGCTCACGAGCGTTTCAACCACCAAAATCACGAAACTATCATCAACGAAATTCTCCAGCGTTTCCGCATCCCTCGAATAAAAGCGACCTATCAAGCTATTCGTCGGAATTGTCAATACTGCAAAAATCAACAAGCAAGGCCGTTACCACCGGTTGTGGCCGATCTACCTCAATCACGCCTTGCTGCTTTTAGTCGTCCATTCACACACATGGGAGTGGATTATTTTGGCCCGATTCTAGTCTCCGTGGGCCGTCGCACAGAAAAAAGGTGGGGGGTACTCGCAACCTGTCTAACTACGCGCGCCATTCACCTGCAAGTCGCTCACACACTGACAACTGACTCTTGTATAATGGCAATTCGGAACATCATAGCCAGGAGAGGAATTCCCGCTATTATTTACAGCGATCGTGGCACCAATTTTCGAGCTGCCAACAAAGAATTACAGGCCGCTCAACAGAAGCTCAACCTCGACAGAATGGCAAAGGAGTTTACCTCAAGTCGCACCCAATGGACGTTCATTCCACCCCTAACCCCGCATATGGGAGGAGCGTGGGAACGACTGATTTACACCGTAAAGAAAAATCTTGCTGTTCTCCAACCTTGTAGGCTGCCGACGGACGAGGTTCTACAGAACGCAATAACAGAAGTTGAAAACATAGTCAATTCCCGACCATTGACCGACATTCCAGTGGATTGCGATTCTTCGCCCGTTTTAACACCCAATCATTTTCTGCTAGACTCAGCGAATGGTTTGAGATCTTGGGTACCCCTCGACGATAACCCAGTATTATTGAggaacagcttcaagcaatctCAAAAGATGGCGGACACATTTTGGAGACAGTGGATACGAGACTATCTACCTACTATTACACGGCGGACCAAATGGTTTACGCCAGTGAAACCTATCAGCGTTGGCGACATTGTGGTGATCGTCGATCCAAAGTTTCCTCGCAATCTTTGGCCGAAGGGCCGAATTATCGCCACGCATCCTGCTGCGGACGGCCAAGTACGGTATGCTACTGTGCAAACGTCAGCTGGTGGTATCTTCGAGCGTTCAGCTGTATCACTAGCGGTGCTCGATGTAGGCGTTGAAACGAATACGCTGTCGAAGAATCTTTCGCGCATTCCGGGGGGGAGTGTTGACGGCGCCACATCGTAA
- the LOC134227011 gene encoding uncharacterized protein LOC134227011: MADSQSRVGKNELSALLKEQRQLKAAETKLKSMIDKINGHLNQLLVEELQLKSRELGHEYPSSNSQPSVNSIKTESIVLPSEQINQQELNLNIQHTKLMKSLEESEEEDE, translated from the exons ATGGCCGACAGCCAATCTCGTGTTGGGAAAAATGAACTGAGCGCATTACTTAAGGAGCAACGCCAACTAAAAGCGGCTGAAACGAAGCTAAAGTCAATGATCGACAAAATCAATGGCCATCTGAATCAGTTGTTG GTGGAGGAACTGCAGCTCAAATCAAGAGAACTGGGCCATGAATATCCTTCGAGTAATAGCCAGCCCAGCGTAAATAGCATCAAGACTGAATCGATCGTTCTTCCTTCCGAACAAATTAATCAGCAGGAATTAAACCTGAATATTCAACATACCAAACTAATGAAATCCCTCGAAGAAAGCGAAGAAGAGGATGAGTAA
- the LOC134227010 gene encoding mitochondrial import inner membrane translocase subunit Tim16, producing MAKYIAQIIVLGTQIVGRAFARALKQEIAASQEAAKRAGGGQQGQNRVAANLKTGITLEEAQQILNVSKLDPEEIQKNYDHLFSVNDKSKGGSFYLQSKVFRAKERIDQELKAEGKPPETCERKEQI from the exons ATGGCCAAATATATTGCCCAAATCATTGTGCTGGGAACGCAGATCGTAGGCCGGGCCTTCGCACGAGCGCTAAAACAGGAAATAGCAGCTTCACAGGAAGCCGCGAAAAGAGCTGGTGGTGGCCAACAGGGTCAAAATCGCGTTGCGGCTAATTTGAAAACAG GCATTACACTAGAGGAGGCGCAACAAATTTTGAACGTATCGAAACTggatcccgaggaaattcagaagaactacGATCACTTGTTTTCAGTAAACGATAAATCCAAGGGTGGTTCATTCTATCTGCAGTCAAAAGTATTCCGAGCGAAAGAGCGGATAGACCAAGAATTGAAGGCCGAAGGTAAACCTCCAGAAACATGCGAACGGAAGGAACAAATCTAA